AACGTACGGCCAGATCAACCGACTGGTGAATACCGGTGGTGATGATGATTTGTTCGGGCTCGCAGCGCACCGAGCGGGCATTACGCAGGTAATCGGCCAGCGCCTCGCGCAATGGCGCGTGGCCACCGGGTGGCGCGTAACTGAGTAACTCTGGACGCGGGTTGCGCATATGCCGCGCTTGCAACCGGCTCCAGATTGCGGCCGGAAAGCGCGTCACATCCGCCACGCCCGGCACAAATGCACCCCATTGCCGCCGTGACACACCGGCTGATGCAATCAAGCGCTGGCCACGTTGCGACAGATGTTCGCCTGAGTCGCTACTCGCCGGGGCGGCTGCGGCACTGCCCAGCATTTGTTGATCGGGCGAGCTATCGGCCACAAATGTGCCACTACCGGTACCCGCCAGCAAATAACCCTCAACCGCCAGTTGTTCGTAAACCTGGATCACCGTGTTGCGGGCAATGCCCAGTTCGGTGGCCAGCATGCGTGACGACGGCAGTTTGCGCCCGGCCGGCAACTCGTGCGCCAGGATGGCTTCACGCAGCAATCGTTGTAACTGGCGATAGGAAGGCTCGACGCTGGCCTTGTCCAGGCGCTGGGCTAACCAGTCTGATAACAAGCTTGTTCGCAAAGTGGTTCCATTGTTTTGAAAAAAATGGCTCTTCTTGAGGGGGCCGAAGCTCACTATATTCGAGGCATTCCAAAGCGTCTACTCCGTTTTGCGCGGAGTAAGACTGCCAGACCAAACCACTTTTACAGGAAGCGATATCGTGTCCAATGCTGATTTGTTTGCCCGCAAGAACGCCGCCACACCACGCGGCGTGGGCGTGATGGCGCAGTTCTTTGTGGAACGCGCGCTGAACTCCGAGTTGTGGGATGTGGAAGGCAATCGCTTTATCGACTTTGCCGGTGGCATTGCCGTGCTTAACACTGGCCACTGTCACCCCAAAGTGACCGCCGCGGTGCGCGCACAACTGGATGCCTTTACCCACAGCTGTTATCAAGTGGTGCCATACGAATCCTACGTAAAACTGGCCGAACGCCTGAACGCGTTGACGCCCGGTGATTACGCCAAGAAAACCGCATTCTTTTCTACCGGTGCCGAAGCCGTGGAAAACGCCATCAAGATCGCCCGCGCCGCCACCGGCCGCCCTGGCGTGATCGCCTTCAACGGCGGTTTTCATGGCCGCACCATGATGGGCATGGCGCTGACCGGCAAAGTGGTTCCCTACAAGGTGGGCTTTGGCCCGTTCCCATCAGAAATTCACCATGCGCCGTTCCCGTGTGAGCTGCACGGCATTACCACCGCCATGTCGCTCAAAGCGCTGAACGACCTGTTCAAAGCCGATATTGATCCGAAGCGCGTGGCAGCGATCATTCTGGAACCAGTGCAAGGCGAGGGCGGTTTCTACGTGGCTCCGGCGGATTTCATGCAGGCATTGCGCAAGTTGTGCGATCAACACGGCATCTTGCTGATTGCCGACGAAATCCAGACCGGCTTTGCCCGCACCGGCAAGCTGTTTGCCATGAACCACTACGACGTGGTGCCAGATTTGATGACTATGGCCAAATCGCTGGCTGGTGGTTATCCGCTCTCCGCCGTAACCGGTCGCGCCGAAATCATGGACGCGCCGAACCCGGGCGGTTTGGGTGGCACCTATGCCGGTAACCCGCTGGCGATTGCCGCCGCGCACGCCGTGCTGGATGTGATTGGAAGCCAGAAATTGGCGGAACGTGCCAATCAACTCGGTGACAAACTCAAAGCCACCTTGAACGAACTGCGCGGTGTGGTACCCCAAATTGCCGATATTCGCGGCCCGGGCGCAATGGTTGCCGCCGAGTTTATCGACCCGAATACCGGTGAGCCGGATGCCGACTTTGCCAAACGCGTGCAGACGCTGGCGCTGGCGGACGGGCTGATCTTGTTGTCTTGCGGGGTGTACTCCAACGTATTGCGATTCTTGTTCCCGCTGACGATTGAAGATGCGGTGTTTGAGGAAGGGTTGGTGAAATTGGGGAAGGCCTTGCAGGCGGCTTGAAGAAGGATGTTGCTTGCTGTGGTTTTGTAGCCCGGAAGGAGCCGGAGGCGGGAATCCGGGGTAGCAATGTTTCAACGAAGTGCTGGGGTTTGAATGCCTGCTTTGGTTAGTGCCTTCGGCACGGGTTTTAAAGGCGTTTGATACCCGGTGGTGACCGGGAGCACGTTTCTTTCTTTTGCGTCGCCAAAAGAAAGTAACCAAAGAAAAGGCGACCCCGCTGCCGCAAGGGGGCCCAAGGTCAAAAGCCGAAGCAAACCGTCTGTTTGCCAGGAGGTCTGCGCAGGGCCTGCGTTCCCTCGGTAGCCCTGGTTTGCAGAGTTGTGGGCTGGTGACTACAGCAACGTAGCCCGGATGAAACGAAGTGGGAACCCGGGGCAGCAACATATCAACAGAACGCGGGCGCTGGATCTTGCCGATGTCGCCCCCGGATTGCTGCGCGAATCCGGGCTACAACAAACAAATCCAGGCCAGAGCAAAGCAACGTAGCCCGGATGAAACGAACTGGGAATCCGGGGTGGCAACATATGCACAGAACGCGGGCGCTGGATTTTGCCGATACCCCCCCCGGATTGCTGCGTGAATCCGGGTTGTAGCGGGCAAATCCAGACCATGGCAAAGAATGAACACGGAGAACACCGCAATGAACCTCAAAGACCCATCCCTGTTACGCCAACAGTGTTACATCGACGGCCAATGGCAAGACGCGGATAACAAAGAAACCATCCCGGTTAACAACCCGGCCACGGGCGAGATCATTGCCACCATTCCAAAAATGGGCGCAGCCGAAACCCGTCGGGCGATTGAGGCTGCCAATGCGGCGTGGCCTGCCTGGCGCAAAAAAACCGCCAAAGAGCGCTCGGTCATCCTGCGCCGCTGGAACGACTTGATGCTGGCCAAGGTCGACGATCTGGCCACTATCCTCACCGCAGAACAAGGCAAACCGCTGGCTGAGGCCAAGGGTGAAATCGCCTATGCCGCGAGTTATCTGGAATGGTTTGCCGAAGAAGCCCGGCGTATTGATGGCGAGATCATTCCGGCACCGGCCAATGACCGCCGCTTTCTGGTCATCAAACAACCGGTGGGCGTCACCGCTGCGATTACGCCGTGGAACTTCCCGTCCGCCATGATCACCCGCAAGGTTGGCCCGGCGC
This genomic interval from Silvimonas soli contains the following:
- a CDS encoding 4-aminobutyrate--2-oxoglutarate transaminase, with translation MSNADLFARKNAATPRGVGVMAQFFVERALNSELWDVEGNRFIDFAGGIAVLNTGHCHPKVTAAVRAQLDAFTHSCYQVVPYESYVKLAERLNALTPGDYAKKTAFFSTGAEAVENAIKIARAATGRPGVIAFNGGFHGRTMMGMALTGKVVPYKVGFGPFPSEIHHAPFPCELHGITTAMSLKALNDLFKADIDPKRVAAIILEPVQGEGGFYVAPADFMQALRKLCDQHGILLIADEIQTGFARTGKLFAMNHYDVVPDLMTMAKSLAGGYPLSAVTGRAEIMDAPNPGGLGGTYAGNPLAIAAAHAVLDVIGSQKLAERANQLGDKLKATLNELRGVVPQIADIRGPGAMVAAEFIDPNTGEPDADFAKRVQTLALADGLILLSCGVYSNVLRFLFPLTIEDAVFEEGLVKLGKALQAA